A stretch of Candidatus Dormiibacterota bacterium DNA encodes these proteins:
- a CDS encoding type II secretion system F family protein yields the protein MVAALTSTFIGVFLAFGGTIACYIVVNGMIAREHPRVTKAASLLELAGIGRPVDVVATAIFATGALLWFFTVLVAHLSLVPELLALPLFEAAVFYAASFWIKRRVAQRRSRFLDQLEMALRLMSGGVRIGLSLPQAMAHIIEEMTDPARLEFRRVVTQTRVGVSMPDALDSLAERMAGNETLMLARVIRVQRQTGGSLSLILDHLAETIKERRQIQRKISALTAEGRIGALVLEALPVGVGFFVLVMEPPMGKALMSTLIGHAVLAVAVALELMAIYSLNKMLKVNV from the coding sequence GTGGTAGCAGCGCTCACGTCCACGTTTATCGGAGTGTTTCTAGCCTTCGGCGGAACGATCGCGTGCTATATCGTCGTGAACGGCATGATAGCGCGCGAACATCCACGCGTCACTAAAGCCGCATCCCTCTTAGAACTGGCGGGTATCGGCCGGCCGGTAGACGTCGTGGCTACGGCGATCTTCGCCACCGGCGCCCTGCTCTGGTTCTTCACCGTTCTCGTAGCGCACCTGAGCCTCGTGCCAGAGCTGCTCGCGTTGCCGCTGTTTGAAGCTGCGGTTTTTTACGCGGCCTCATTTTGGATAAAGAGGCGCGTCGCGCAGCGTCGCTCCCGCTTCCTGGACCAACTCGAGATGGCGTTGCGCTTGATGTCCGGGGGCGTTCGGATCGGTTTAAGCCTGCCCCAAGCGATGGCGCACATCATCGAGGAGATGACGGACCCGGCACGCCTCGAATTCCGCCGCGTCGTTACCCAGACCCGCGTCGGCGTCTCTATGCCCGATGCGCTCGATTCGCTCGCCGAACGGATGGCGGGCAACGAAACGTTGATGCTCGCTCGCGTGATTCGGGTGCAGCGCCAAACCGGCGGCAGCCTCTCATTGATTCTCGATCATCTCGCCGAAACGATTAAAGAACGGCGTCAAATCCAGCGAAAAATCTCCGCGCTGACGGCGGAGGGACGGATCGGCGCCCTGGTTCTCGAGGCGCTTCCCGTCGGGGTGGGTTTCTTCGTTCTGGTCATGGAGCCGCCGATGGGGAAAGCCCTGATGAGCACGCTGATCGGCCACGCCGTGCTCGCCGTAGCCGTGGCACTCGAACTCATGGCGATCTATTCGTTGAATAAGATGCTGAAAGTCAACGTGTAA